In the genome of Populus trichocarpa isolate Nisqually-1 chromosome 6, P.trichocarpa_v4.1, whole genome shotgun sequence, one region contains:
- the LOC7462253 gene encoding beta-fructofuranosidase, insoluble isoenzyme CWINV3 isoform X2 encodes MMPMITPDPNGPMWYKGVYHLFYQYNPYGALFGDFMIWAHSVSYDLINWIHLNHALCPTEPYDINSCWSGSATILPGKGPVILYTGIDANHCQVQNMAMPKNLSDPFLEEWIKFAQNPIMTPPDGVEGNNFRDPTTAWLSHDGKWSVIIGSWNNNQGMAILYRSEDFFNWTKYQDPLYSTERTGMWECPDFYPVSVNSTDGVDTSVLNAGVKHVMKASFNSHDYYMIGTYVPEIEKYIPDNDFTGTGMDLRYDHGKFYASKTFFDSVKNRRILWGWVNESDSIEDDMDKGWSGLQSIPRHIWLDRSGKQLVQWPIEEINKLHGKKVSFLDKKIDSESIFEVEGITAAQADVEVVFELPELQETEFLNLTAVDPQLLCSDANASIKGRLGPFGLLTLATKDLTEQTAIFFRIFKGLKGYVVLMCSDQSRSALRDEVDKTTYGAFIDIDPQRENISLRSLIDHSIIESFGGEGRACITNRVYPKLAIQEEARLFIFNNGTLSVTISSLNAWSMNKAQINHKENFI; translated from the exons ATGATGCCTATGATCACACCAGACCCTAATG GGCCAATGTGGTATAAGGGggtttatcatttattttaccAATACAATCCATATGGAGCATTGTTTGGTGATTTTATGATATGGGCGCATTCTGTATCATATGATCTCATCAACTGGATTCATCTCAATCATGCCCTTTGCCCAACGGAACCATATGACATCAACAGTTGCTGGTCTGGTTCTGCTACAATTCTTCCTGGGAAAGGACCTGTCATTTTATACACTGGAATTGATGCTAACCATTGTCAGGTTCAGAATATGGCAATGCCAAAGAATCTGTCTGATCCATTTCTTGAAGAATGGATAAAATTTGCTCAAAATCCTATCATGACACCTCCTGATGGTGTTGAAGGGAACAATTTTAGAGATCCTACAACAGCTTGGTTGAGTCATGATGGAAAATGGAGTGTGATCATTGGAAGCTGGAACAATAATCAAGGAATGGCAATTCTGTATCgaagtgaagatttttttaactgGACTAAGTACCAAGATCCTCTTTATTCAACTGAAAGAACTGGGATGTGGGAGTGCCCGGACTTTTATCCTGTGTCTGTTAATAGCACGGATGGAGTAGATACTTCTGTCCTGAATGCGGGTGTTAAACATGTGATGAAGGCAAGCTTCAATTCTCATGACTATTACATGATTGGTACTTATGTCCCAGAGATAGAAAAATACATTCCTGATAATGACTTTACCGGTACCGGTATGGACTTGAGGTATGACCATGGAAAATTTTATGCTTCAAAGACATTCTTTGACAGTGTCAAGAATAGGAGAATCTTATGGGGTTGGGTAAATGAGTCTGATAGCATAGAAGATGACATGGACAAAGGATGGTCTGGACTTCAG TCTATTCCTAGGCACATTTGGTTGGATAGGAGTGGAAAGCAATTAGTGCAGTGGCCCATTGAGGAAATCAACAAACTACATGGCAAGAAAGTCAGTTTCCTTGATAAGAAAATTGATAGTGAGTCAATATTTGAAGTTGAAGGCATTACTGCTGCACAG GCAGATGTGGAGGTTGTTTTTGAGTTGCCAGAACTGCAAGAGACTGAGTTCTTGAACCTTACTGCAGTTGATCCTCAGCTACTTTGTTCTGACGCAAATGCATCAATCAAAGGCAGATTGGGTCCATTTGGTTTATTAACTTTAGCAACGAAGGACTTAACTGAACAAACTGCGATTTTCTTTCGGATATTTAAAGGCCTGAAAGGATATGTAGTACTCATGTGCAGTGATCAAAGCAG ATCTGCTCTTCGAGATGAGGTCGATAAAACCACATATGGAGCTTTCATAGATATCGACCCTCAGCgtgaaaatatttcattaagAAGCTTG ATTGATCACTCCATTATTGAGAGTTTTGGTGGGGAAGGGAGAGCTTGCATCACCAATAGAGTTTATCCTAAGTTGGCTATTCAAGAAGAAGCTCGCCTGTTTATATTTAACAATGGAACCCTGAGCGTGACGATCTCTAGTCTGAATGCTTGGAGCATGAACAAAGCCCAAATCAATCACAAAGAAAACTTCATTTAA
- the LOC7462253 gene encoding beta-fructofuranosidase, insoluble isoenzyme CWINV6 isoform X1: MEILAVFLVGLCCVLQSSGIEVEALENNGCQNFQPHTVMMQEKQSYRTSFHFQPPRNWLNGPMWYKGVYHLFYQYNPYGALFGDFMIWAHSVSYDLINWIHLNHALCPTEPYDINSCWSGSATILPGKGPVILYTGIDANHCQVQNMAMPKNLSDPFLEEWIKFAQNPIMTPPDGVEGNNFRDPTTAWLSHDGKWSVIIGSWNNNQGMAILYRSEDFFNWTKYQDPLYSTERTGMWECPDFYPVSVNSTDGVDTSVLNAGVKHVMKASFNSHDYYMIGTYVPEIEKYIPDNDFTGTGMDLRYDHGKFYASKTFFDSVKNRRILWGWVNESDSIEDDMDKGWSGLQSIPRHIWLDRSGKQLVQWPIEEINKLHGKKVSFLDKKIDSESIFEVEGITAAQADVEVVFELPELQETEFLNLTAVDPQLLCSDANASIKGRLGPFGLLTLATKDLTEQTAIFFRIFKGLKGYVVLMCSDQSRSALRDEVDKTTYGAFIDIDPQRENISLRSLIDHSIIESFGGEGRACITNRVYPKLAIQEEARLFIFNNGTLSVTISSLNAWSMNKAQINHKENFI, translated from the exons ATGGAGATTCTTGCTGTTTTCTTGGTTGGTTTATGCTGTGTTTTGCAAAGCAGTGGAATTGAAGTTGAAGCCTTGGAGAATAATGGATGCCAGAATTTTCAGCCTCACACGGTTATGATGCAAGAAAAGCAGTCATATAGAACCTCCTTTCACTTCCAACCACCAAGAAATTGGCTTAATG GGCCAATGTGGTATAAGGGggtttatcatttattttaccAATACAATCCATATGGAGCATTGTTTGGTGATTTTATGATATGGGCGCATTCTGTATCATATGATCTCATCAACTGGATTCATCTCAATCATGCCCTTTGCCCAACGGAACCATATGACATCAACAGTTGCTGGTCTGGTTCTGCTACAATTCTTCCTGGGAAAGGACCTGTCATTTTATACACTGGAATTGATGCTAACCATTGTCAGGTTCAGAATATGGCAATGCCAAAGAATCTGTCTGATCCATTTCTTGAAGAATGGATAAAATTTGCTCAAAATCCTATCATGACACCTCCTGATGGTGTTGAAGGGAACAATTTTAGAGATCCTACAACAGCTTGGTTGAGTCATGATGGAAAATGGAGTGTGATCATTGGAAGCTGGAACAATAATCAAGGAATGGCAATTCTGTATCgaagtgaagatttttttaactgGACTAAGTACCAAGATCCTCTTTATTCAACTGAAAGAACTGGGATGTGGGAGTGCCCGGACTTTTATCCTGTGTCTGTTAATAGCACGGATGGAGTAGATACTTCTGTCCTGAATGCGGGTGTTAAACATGTGATGAAGGCAAGCTTCAATTCTCATGACTATTACATGATTGGTACTTATGTCCCAGAGATAGAAAAATACATTCCTGATAATGACTTTACCGGTACCGGTATGGACTTGAGGTATGACCATGGAAAATTTTATGCTTCAAAGACATTCTTTGACAGTGTCAAGAATAGGAGAATCTTATGGGGTTGGGTAAATGAGTCTGATAGCATAGAAGATGACATGGACAAAGGATGGTCTGGACTTCAG TCTATTCCTAGGCACATTTGGTTGGATAGGAGTGGAAAGCAATTAGTGCAGTGGCCCATTGAGGAAATCAACAAACTACATGGCAAGAAAGTCAGTTTCCTTGATAAGAAAATTGATAGTGAGTCAATATTTGAAGTTGAAGGCATTACTGCTGCACAG GCAGATGTGGAGGTTGTTTTTGAGTTGCCAGAACTGCAAGAGACTGAGTTCTTGAACCTTACTGCAGTTGATCCTCAGCTACTTTGTTCTGACGCAAATGCATCAATCAAAGGCAGATTGGGTCCATTTGGTTTATTAACTTTAGCAACGAAGGACTTAACTGAACAAACTGCGATTTTCTTTCGGATATTTAAAGGCCTGAAAGGATATGTAGTACTCATGTGCAGTGATCAAAGCAG ATCTGCTCTTCGAGATGAGGTCGATAAAACCACATATGGAGCTTTCATAGATATCGACCCTCAGCgtgaaaatatttcattaagAAGCTTG ATTGATCACTCCATTATTGAGAGTTTTGGTGGGGAAGGGAGAGCTTGCATCACCAATAGAGTTTATCCTAAGTTGGCTATTCAAGAAGAAGCTCGCCTGTTTATATTTAACAATGGAACCCTGAGCGTGACGATCTCTAGTCTGAATGCTTGGAGCATGAACAAAGCCCAAATCAATCACAAAGAAAACTTCATTTAA
- the LOC7462254 gene encoding protein indeterminate-domain 7 isoform X2 — translation MMKGLVMDENMSNLTSASGEVSASSGSRIETGAKHPQHSFDSTNQPPPKKKKNLPGNPDPDAEVIALSPNSLQTTNRFLCEICNKGFKRDQNLQLHRRGHNLPWKLKQRTNKEVRKKVYVCPEVTCVHHDPSRALGDLTGIKKHFSRKHGEKKWKCEKCSKRYAVQSDWKAHSKICGTREYRCDCGTLFSRRDSFITHRAFCDTLAEESARSMTVLSSQQPGSSASHLMNLQALSVKREQDQNQYLFNPRPDSIPPWLACPPIGEAGPGPPQINLSSQLFPAHLDQSFLQHGNPSPNPTVLPPFQPSSTASPHMSATALLQKAAQMGVTVSKPSPSPATAAILRPHQGHMSDHQNPGFGSTLPATSTANPGLFFTSREEMGSGFGHGLASLEDKAGTVTSGIMEYLAASDGGGTSLVHDMMSSLSSASGFDGSSFDNEDFNGMLNPKRDSSNFQEILSKSTESRFIRSDAASGSHHGGGNDGLTRDFLGLKAFPHKDFLNLPAGFDHISPSTYGQRNQNLPPPWQESLQ, via the exons ATGATGAAAGGCTTGGTAATGGATGAGAATATGTCCAATTTAACTTCAGCATCCGGTGAAGTAAGTGCTTCTTCAGGCAGCAGAATTGAAACCGGTGCTAAACACCCACAACACTCCTTTGATTCGACTAATCAACCAccaccaaagaagaagaaaaatcttccAGGAAACCCAG ACCCAGATGCAGAAGTGATAGCTTTGTCTCCCAACAGTCTACAAACGACAAACAGATTTCTATGTGAGATCTGCAACAAAGGATTCAAAAGAGATCAGAATCTTCAACTTCATAGAAGAGGGCATAACCTGCCATGGAAACTAAAGCAAAGAACAAACAAGGAGGTGAGAAAGAAGGTGTATGTGTGTCCAGAGGTTACATGCGTGCACCATGACCCATCAAGGGCTCTTGGGGACCTTACAGGGATCAAGAAGCACTTTAGCAGAAAGCATGGTGAGAAGAAGTGGAAGTGTGAAAAGTGCTCAAAACGTTATGCAGTTCAATCAGACTGGAAAGCTCACTCTAAAATTTGTGGCACAAGAGAGTATAGATGTGATTGCGGTACTCTTTTTTCTAG GAGGGACAGTTTCATCACTCACAGAGCCTTCTGTGATACTTTAGCAGAAGAGAGTGCAAGATCTATGACGGTTCTCTCCTCTCAACAGCCTGGCTCCTCAGCTTCACACCTGATGAACTTACAAGCCTTATCAGTCAAAAGAGAGCAAGATCAAAACCAGTATCTTTTTAATCCAAGACCAGATAGCATCCCACCATGGTTAGCTTGTCCACCAATAGGAGAAGCTGGTCCAGGTCCACCACAAATCAATCTCTCCTCGCAGTTATTCCCAGCACATTTAGACCAGTCATTTTTGCAACATGGAAACCCTAGCCCTAACCCTACTGTACTTCCTCCATTCCAGCCCTCATCAACAGCTTCCCCTCACATGTCTGCCACTGCGTTGCTGCAAAAAGCAGCACAAATGGGGGTGACTGTGAGCAAGCCTTCCCCGTCACCTGCTACTGCTGCCATACTTAGACCCCACCAAGGTCACATGTCTGATCATCAAAACCCTGGTTTCGGTTCCACATTGCCAGCTACGTCCACAGCAAATCCTGGTCTATTTTTTACATCACGTGAAGAGATGGGAAGTGGGTTTGGTCATGGTCTGGCATCTCTAGAGGATAAAGCTGGTACTGTCACCTCTGGTATCATGGAATATCTTGCTGCAAGTGATGGAGGAGGGACTTCTCTAGTCCATGATATGATGAGTTCTTTGTCTTCTGCGAGTGGATTTGATGGTTCATCTTTTGACAACGAGGATTTCAATGGAATGTTGAATCCAAAAAGAGACAGTAGTAATTTTCAGGAAATTCTCTCCAAGTCAACAGAGTCCCGATTTATAAGGAGTGATGCTGCATCTGGTAGTCATCATGGAGGCGGCAATGACGGCTTGACAAGAGATTTCTTGGGTCTTAAAGCCTTTCCCCACAAAGACTTTCTAAATCTACCAGCTGGGTTTGATCACATTAGCCCTTCAACATACGGGCAAAGGAACCAAAATCTGCCACCACCTTGGCAAG AATCTCTACAATAA
- the LOC7462254 gene encoding protein indeterminate-domain 7 isoform X1: protein MMKGLVMDENMSNLTSASGEVSASSGSRIETGAKHPQHSFDSTNQPPPKKKKNLPGNPDPDAEVIALSPNSLQTTNRFLCEICNKGFKRDQNLQLHRRGHNLPWKLKQRTNKEVRKKVYVCPEVTCVHHDPSRALGDLTGIKKHFSRKHGEKKWKCEKCSKRYAVQSDWKAHSKICGTREYRCDCGTLFSRRDSFITHRAFCDTLAEESARSMTVLSSQQPGSSASHLMNLQALSVKREQDQNQYLFNPRPDSIPPWLACPPIGEAGPGPPQINLSSQLFPAHLDQSFLQHGNPSPNPTVLPPFQPSSTASPHMSATALLQKAAQMGVTVSKPSPSPATAAILRPHQGHMSDHQNPGFGSTLPATSTANPGLFFTSREEMGSGFGHGLASLEDKAGTVTSGIMEYLAASDGGGTSLVHDMMSSLSSASGFDGSSFDNEDFNGMLNPKRDSSNFQEILSKSTESRFIRSDAASGSHHGGGNDGLTRDFLGLKAFPHKDFLNLPAGFDHISPSTYGQRNQNLPPPWQGSSMDFQLYNKK from the exons ATGATGAAAGGCTTGGTAATGGATGAGAATATGTCCAATTTAACTTCAGCATCCGGTGAAGTAAGTGCTTCTTCAGGCAGCAGAATTGAAACCGGTGCTAAACACCCACAACACTCCTTTGATTCGACTAATCAACCAccaccaaagaagaagaaaaatcttccAGGAAACCCAG ACCCAGATGCAGAAGTGATAGCTTTGTCTCCCAACAGTCTACAAACGACAAACAGATTTCTATGTGAGATCTGCAACAAAGGATTCAAAAGAGATCAGAATCTTCAACTTCATAGAAGAGGGCATAACCTGCCATGGAAACTAAAGCAAAGAACAAACAAGGAGGTGAGAAAGAAGGTGTATGTGTGTCCAGAGGTTACATGCGTGCACCATGACCCATCAAGGGCTCTTGGGGACCTTACAGGGATCAAGAAGCACTTTAGCAGAAAGCATGGTGAGAAGAAGTGGAAGTGTGAAAAGTGCTCAAAACGTTATGCAGTTCAATCAGACTGGAAAGCTCACTCTAAAATTTGTGGCACAAGAGAGTATAGATGTGATTGCGGTACTCTTTTTTCTAG GAGGGACAGTTTCATCACTCACAGAGCCTTCTGTGATACTTTAGCAGAAGAGAGTGCAAGATCTATGACGGTTCTCTCCTCTCAACAGCCTGGCTCCTCAGCTTCACACCTGATGAACTTACAAGCCTTATCAGTCAAAAGAGAGCAAGATCAAAACCAGTATCTTTTTAATCCAAGACCAGATAGCATCCCACCATGGTTAGCTTGTCCACCAATAGGAGAAGCTGGTCCAGGTCCACCACAAATCAATCTCTCCTCGCAGTTATTCCCAGCACATTTAGACCAGTCATTTTTGCAACATGGAAACCCTAGCCCTAACCCTACTGTACTTCCTCCATTCCAGCCCTCATCAACAGCTTCCCCTCACATGTCTGCCACTGCGTTGCTGCAAAAAGCAGCACAAATGGGGGTGACTGTGAGCAAGCCTTCCCCGTCACCTGCTACTGCTGCCATACTTAGACCCCACCAAGGTCACATGTCTGATCATCAAAACCCTGGTTTCGGTTCCACATTGCCAGCTACGTCCACAGCAAATCCTGGTCTATTTTTTACATCACGTGAAGAGATGGGAAGTGGGTTTGGTCATGGTCTGGCATCTCTAGAGGATAAAGCTGGTACTGTCACCTCTGGTATCATGGAATATCTTGCTGCAAGTGATGGAGGAGGGACTTCTCTAGTCCATGATATGATGAGTTCTTTGTCTTCTGCGAGTGGATTTGATGGTTCATCTTTTGACAACGAGGATTTCAATGGAATGTTGAATCCAAAAAGAGACAGTAGTAATTTTCAGGAAATTCTCTCCAAGTCAACAGAGTCCCGATTTATAAGGAGTGATGCTGCATCTGGTAGTCATCATGGAGGCGGCAATGACGGCTTGACAAGAGATTTCTTGGGTCTTAAAGCCTTTCCCCACAAAGACTTTCTAAATCTACCAGCTGGGTTTGATCACATTAGCCCTTCAACATACGGGCAAAGGAACCAAAATCTGCCACCACCTTGGCAAG